A single Glycine soja cultivar W05 chromosome 14, ASM419377v2, whole genome shotgun sequence DNA region contains:
- the LOC114383437 gene encoding uncharacterized protein LOC114383437: MLGAVQLGLLAACVVLFVPMGMAGWHLSRNKVLFFSGALFITLAVGVHLTPYFPSVSDFVTSVSSSSVNVVVDDRDSCVSLLHEIVWEVRPRRVFDFELNDNNNSVNYDKSWSWKRSGSVDSCEFQRLKRYDVSVLLNGSWVVIAGDSQARIFALSLLSLVLEPEGMESVKGSLFKRHSDYHTVVDEIGMKLDFMWAPYVTNLTSLVAGFKRNRVYPDLLVMGSGLWHMLHFTNASDYGFSLGLLRSSVTSLLPVSSEFGNDEAVAVSASVRSPHLFWLGMPTLVNSMLNTKEKREKMTDLMWGEYEREVQGSGMLRQFGGPLQLVDIGSLSRNCGIKCTVDGMHYDGVVYEAGVQILLNALLIESHQRL, from the coding sequence ATGTTAGGGGCGGTGCAGTTGGGGCTATTAGCAGCGTGTGTGGTTCTGTTTGTGCCTATGGGCATGGCAGGGTGGCACTTGAGTCGCAACAAGGTTCTCTTCTTCAGTGGCGCACTTTTCATAACTCTCGCAGTTGGGGTTCACCTCACACCTTATTTCCCTTCGGTTTCTGATTTCGTCACATCGGTTTCCTCGTCTTCCGTAAACGTTGTCGTGGACGATCGCGATTCGTGTGTTTCCTTGCTTCACGAGATTGTCTGGGAGGTGAGACCAAGAAGGGTGTTTGACTTTGAGTTAAATGACAACAACAATTCCGTGAATTACGACAAGTCTTGGTCTTGGAAGAGATCAGGTTCCGTTGATTCGTGTGAGTTTCAGAGGCTCAAACGGTACGACGTTTCGGTTTTGCTTAATGGGTCTTGGGTTGTGATCGCTGGGGACTCGCAAGCTCGAATCTTTGCGCTGTCGTTGCTGAGTTTGGTTCTGGAACCGGAGGGTATGGAATCTGTTAAAGGGTCTTTGTTCAAGAGGCATAGTGATTACCACACCGTGGTTGATGAGATTGGAATGAAGTTGGATTTCATGTGGGCACCTTATGTCACCAATTTGACTAGTTTGGTTGCTGGGTTTAAGAGGAATCGCGTTTATCCCGATCTTTTGGTGATGGGTTCTGGATTGTGGCATATGCTGCACTTCACCAATGCTTCGGATTATGGTTTCTCTTTGGGGCTTTTGAGGAGTTCAGTTACTTCATTGCTGCCGGTGTCATCGGAATTTGGCAACGATGAGGCTGTGGCGGTTTCTGCATCGGTTAGATCCCCTCACTTGTTTTGGCTCGGGATGCCAACTTTGGTGAACTCAATGTTGaatacaaaggagaagagggagAAGATGACTGATCTAATGTGGGGAGAATATGAAAGAGAGGTTCAGGGAAGTGGCATGTTGAGGCAGTTTGGGGGTCCACTTCAACTGGTGGATATAGGGTCATTGAGTAGGAATTGTGGGATCAAGTGTACAGTTGATGGGATGCATTATGATGGGGTTGTTTATGAGGCTGGAGTTCAGATTTTGTTGAATGCATTGCTTATTGAATCTCATCAGAGGCTATGA
- the LOC114383211 gene encoding expansin-A13-like, with translation MSKMLALTVSIILIITLSSSPLVTSHYSSPSLEASPTFSEWRSARATYYAPADPRDVVGGACGYGDLVKGGYGMATVGLSEALFERGQICGACFELRCVEDMRWCIPGTSIIVTATNFCAPNYGFTSDGGGHCNPPNKHFVLPIEAFEKIAIWKAGNMPVQYRRIKCRKEGGMRFTVTGSGIFISVLISNVAGHGDVVEVKVKGSRTGWLSMGRNWGQNWHVNALLQNQPLSFEVKASDGKTVTSYNVAPKDWTFGQTFEGKQFET, from the exons ATGTCCAAAATGCTGGCACTCACAGTATCCATTATCCTCATCATCACACTCTCTTCTTCGCCATTAGTCACCTCTCACTACTCCTCTCCTTCTCTAGAAGCCTCGCCGACCTTCTCCGAATGGCGATCCGCGCGCGCCACCTACTACGCCCCGGCGGATCCCCGCGACGTGGTGGGCGGCGCGTGCGGCTACGGCGACCTGGTCAAGGGCGGCTATGGCATGGCCACTGTGGGCCTCAGCGAGGCGCTGTTCGAGCGCGGCCAGATCTGCGGCGCGTGCTTCGAACTCCGCTGCGTCGAGGACATGCGCTGGTGCATCCCTGGCACCTCCATCATCGTCACCGCCACCAACTTCTGTGCCCCCAACTACGGCTTCACCTCCGACGGCGGTGGACACTGCAACCCTCCCAACAAACACTTCGTTCTCCCCATCGAAGCTTTTGAGAAGATCGCCATTTGGAAAGCCGGCAACATGCCCGTGCAGTATCGCAG GATAAAGTGTAGGAAGGAAGGAGGGATGCGATTCACGGTTACTGGTTCTGGAATCTTCATCTCCGTGCTGATCAGCAATGTTGCTGGCCATGGAGACGTAGTGGAGGTGAAGGTTAAAGGCTCGAGAACTGGTTGGCTTTCAATGGGTCGGAATTGGGGACAAAACTGGCATGTAAATGCGTTGCTGCAAAATCAACCCCTTTCGTTTGAGGTTAAAGCTAGTGATGGAAAAACGGTTACGTCTTACAATGTTGCTCCCAAGGATTGGACCTTTGGACAAACCTTCGAAGGCAAGCAATTTGAGACTTGA
- the LOC114385334 gene encoding protein REVEILLE 1-like, which yields MAIQGQNAFTRSQGGLPIGDEISFNSGVHSVADIPLHDQLSCGNDYALKVRKPYTITKQRERWTDEEHKKFLEALKLYGRAWRRIEEHVGTKTAVQIRSHAQKFFSKILRESSGNSTTLEESIEIPPPRPKRKPIHPYPRKLVEFPKTGISNSEHPLRSNSLKSSDFGQENNSPKSVLSTVVSETVGSSDSDTSSRCLSPASSISGVPTNRFPLAEPKTSFKEEGSAPSSAHDEQPPVKLEFFHKESVSTRDDATEESSGRTLKLFGTTLLVTDTCKPSSPTTEPCKPTPAAAMYLMQLQNGCSDVTEGHASIVPWWTLPHNTPFMPLHKEPKGKHLYSNLGEFEHKEVQKEGSWTGSNTSSIDDGDNTEKSDDQAKSHVHGFSKSETLTISELRVRPKTCGKGFVPYKRCMAERENQCSSVYYEEREEQRIKLSL from the exons ATGGCGATACAA GGCCAAAATGCATTTACTAGATCACAGGGTGGTCTTCCAATTGGAGATGAAATATCTTTCAATTCTGGTGTGCATTCTGTTGCAGATATTCCACTACATGATCAGTTATCTTGTGGAAATGACTATGCCTTGAAG GTTAGGAAACCATATACTATCACAAAGCAGAGAGAGAGGTGGACAGATGAAGAACATAAGAAGTTCCTTGAAGCCTTAAAGCTATATGGCAGGGCCTGGCGACGGATTGAAG AACATGTTGGCACAAAGACTGCTGTTCAGATTCGAAGTCATGCTCAGAAGTTTTTTTCTAAG ATTCTTCGAGAGTCTAGTGGGAACAGTACAACCTTGGAGGAGTCAATTGAAATTCCACCTCCGCGACCAAAACGGAAGCCAATTCATCCTTACCCTCGTAAGCTAGTTGAGTTTCCAAAGACAGGAATTTCCAACTCAGAACACCCACTGAGGTCTAATTCTCTGAAGTCATCAGATTTTGGTCAAGAAAACAATTCTCCCAAGTCAGTTTTATCTACAGTTGTTTCAGAAACTGTTGGTTCCTCCGATTCAGATACATCTAGTCGATGTTTGTCACCAGCCTCATCCATTAGTGGTGTCCCCACAAACAGATTTCCACTTGCTGAGCCCAAAACATCATTTAAGGAAGAAGGGTCTGCACCAAGTTCAGCTCATGATGAGCAACCTCCTGTG AAACTGGAGTTTTTTCACAAAGAAAGTGTTTCTACCAGAGATGATGCAACAGAAGAATCATCTGGTCGTACTCTCAAACTTTTTGGGACCACTCTACTGGTAACAGACACATGCAAACCTTCTTCTCCAACAACGGAGCCGTGCAAACCAACACCTGCGGCTGCAATGTATCTTATGCAACTTCAGAATGGATGTTCAGATGTTACAGAAGGTCATGCTTCTATTGTTCCTTGGTGGACTCTTCCCCACAATACTCCATTTATGCCACTGCACAAGGAGCCAAAAGGGAAGCATCTATATTCTAATCTTGGAGAGTTTGAACATAAAGAAGTTCAAAAGGAAGGATCATGGACTGGTTCAAACACTAGTTCAATTGATGATGGAGATAACACTGAAAAATCAGATGATCAAGCCAAAAGTCATGTACATGGTTTTAGCAAAAGTGAAACTTTAACTATATCTGAGCTAAGGGTGAGGCCTAAAACATGTGGAAAAGGGTTTGTACCATATAAAAGGTGCATGGCAGAGAGGGAAAACCAGTGCTCATCAGTATATTATGAGGAAAGGGAAGAGCAACGTATTAAGCTTTCCTTATAG